A single region of the Kwoniella botswanensis chromosome 1, complete sequence genome encodes:
- a CDS encoding mitochondrial Rho GTPase 1: protein MPRRDLVRIVLVGDDGVGKSSIITSLIKESFVNNVQHVVPEVTIPPEVTPENVTTSIVDTSSNPRSRAHLLSQLTRAHVICLVYSISEPSSFDRVAEYWLPLFRREGINIPVILVGNKIDLRGGQVTNQGLEDEIAPIMREFKEVETVVECSALLPLNVSEVFYFAQKAVLHPTAPLYDSREHTLKPKCLEALKRIFRISDVDKDGLLNAVELNQFQQKCFSTPLQYQELEGILDLVRSYDPSAVLPGITELGFLYLHTIFIQQGRMETTWTVLRKFGYGEGLDLREDFLTPRFDVPYDCSVELSPLGNQFLTDIFESYDKDQDGALSQSELDELFSTSPGNPWSASGFPDSTITDDMGRVTLQGWLAQWSMTTLLDHRTTLNYLAYLGYSSTPSASTEPPLSTPTALHITRPRKQDRRQKKVTRSVFLCYVLGATGSGKTSLLRSFVNKGFRGHEDGSPGGYGYEPTTKVLSVVNSVEIEGQEKYLVLQEFGSKYESETLRNSKKLDMADVIIYVHDSSDTNSFSYISNLRQQYSLDHIPAIFVATKSDLDLAQQRHEVQPDSYCRRLGLPAPMAVSARLGPMTNLWVAITRVALNPTSSLARGPSSTMSPAQRVRMIASITLATTTFTAVVGIWMRYQGYTFRGIWGWIGRISGLGRGGQQ, encoded by the exons ATGCCCCGACGTGATCTCGTGAGAATAGTATTGGtcggtgatg ATGGAGTAGGGAAGTCATCAATAATAACTTCATTAATCAAAGAATCATTCGTGAATAAT GTTCAACATGTCGTACCGGAAGTAACTATACCTCCAGAAGTCACTCCAGAGAACGTCACAACCTCCATAGTAGATACTTCAT CCAATCCCCGTTCCCGAGCACACCTATTATCCCAACTCACACGAGCGCATGTGATATGTCTGGTGTACAGTATATCCGAACCAAGTAGTTTTGATAGAGTAGCGGAGTATTGGTTACCCCTGTTCAGGAGGGAAGGTATAAAT ATACCGGTGATATTAGTTGGGAATAAGATAGATCTGAGAGGTGGGCAGGTGACGAATCAGGGATTAGAAGATGAGATAGCACCGATCATGAGGGAGTTCAAG GAAGTCGAAACGGTCGTAGAATGTTCAGCATTATTACCACTGAATGTATCGGAAGTGTTCTACTTCGCTCAGAAAGCTGTACTGCATCCTACCGCCCCGTTGTACGACTCAAGGGAACAT ACACTAAAACCCAAATGCCTAGAAGCACTGAAACGTATATTCAGGATATCGGACGTAGATAAAGATGGGTTATTGAATGCCGTAGAATTGAATCAATTTCAG CAAAAATGCTTCTCCACGCCGTTGCAGTATCAAGAACTAGAAGGTATACTCGATCTCGTTCGATCATATGATCCATCAGCTGTACTTCCC GGTATAACGGAATTAGGTTTCTTGTATCTTCATACGATATTTATACAGCAGGGGAGGATGGAAACTACTTGGACGGTGTTGAGGAAGTTTGGATATGGGGAGGGATTGGATCTGAGAGAGGACTTCTTGACGCCAAG ATTCGACGTACCATACGATTGTTCCGTCGAACTATCACCTCTAGGTAACCAATTCCTCACAGACATCTTCGAATCATATGACAAAGATCAGGATGGAGCCCTGTCTCAATCCGAATTAGACGAACTGTTCTCGACTTCACCAGGTAATCCATGGTCGGCTAGTGGATTTCCAGATAGTACCATTACAGATGATATGGGCAGAGTAACGCTTCAAGGGTGGTTGGCACAATGGTCAATGACTACTTTACTAGATCATCGAACGACCCTCAACTATCTAGCCTATTTGGGATATTCCTCTACACCATCTGCATCTACCGAACCACCTCTTAGTACACCTACCGCATTACATATCACTCGACCGAGAAAACAGGATAGAAGGCAGAAGAAAGTCACGAGATCGGTATTCCTATGTTATGTCCTGGGTGCGACTGGTTCAGGCAAGACGAGTTTACTGAGGTCGTTCGTGAATAAGGGATTCAGAGGGCATGAAGATGGGTCTCCGGGAGGATATGGGTATGAACCGACGACGAAGGTCTTGAGTGTGGTGAATTCGGTGGAGATCGAGGGACAGGAAAAGTATCTAGTG CTCCAGGAGTTTGGCTCAAAATACGAATCAGAGACATTACGCAATTCCAAGAAGTTAGATATGGCCGACGTGATAATATACGTCCATGATTCCAGTGATACCAATTCGTTTTCTTATATATCGAATTTGAGG CAACAATATTCACTTGATCATATACCTGCGATTTTCGTTGCTACCAAATCGGATTTGGACCTGGCTCAACAGCGTCATGAAGTCCAACCTGATTCTTACTGTCGTCGATTAGGTTTACCAGCACCTATGGCTGTCAGTGCTAGGTTGGGGCCAATGACAAATCTGTGGGTAGCGATTACAAGAGTGGCCTTGAATCC AACATCATCCCTTGCTCGAGGTCCATCATCGACCATGTCTCCTGCTCAGAGGGTACGGATGATAGCGTCCATCACTCTGGCTACTACTACTTTTACGGCTGTCGTAGGTATCTGGATGAGGTATCAGGGATATACATTTAGAGGTATATGGGGTTGGATAGGGAGGATAAGTGGGTTGGGCAGAGGTGGTCAACAGTAG